From Sulfurovum zhangzhouensis, one genomic window encodes:
- the trmA gene encoding tRNA (uridine(54)-C5)-methyltransferase TrmA: MTCKHFGECGSCGLYDKSYTQQLEYKKGKVSQLLAPFYSNALEVFDSPDSAYRARAEFRIWHEGERCDYAMGNIEKNGAVTIGECPKVIEPIQKRMWKLLEKINASSGVLKNRLFAVEFLATTTDECLITMLYHRKLDEAWTEEAKALEKELDAKIMGRSRKQKVVLSDEFVTEQLTIDDKPFKYVQYESGFTQPNPQVDVKMIEWAIKQAKKVGYGDFLESYCGLGNFTLPLSHYFERVLATEISKRSIQAALRNCELNNVENITFARLASEEMTEALQGKREFNRLRDIDLGSYDFSTVLVDPPRAGLDEGTIQLISDIEHIIYISCNPETLARDLETLTQTHEVLEAAIYDQFPHTDHVESGVFLKKK, translated from the coding sequence GTGACATGTAAACATTTTGGAGAGTGCGGCTCTTGTGGGCTTTATGATAAAAGTTATACACAACAGTTGGAATATAAAAAAGGGAAGGTCTCGCAACTTTTGGCACCTTTTTACAGTAATGCACTGGAGGTTTTTGATTCTCCTGATTCAGCTTACCGTGCCAGAGCGGAGTTCCGTATATGGCATGAGGGTGAGAGATGTGATTATGCAATGGGAAATATCGAGAAGAACGGTGCAGTGACGATAGGGGAGTGTCCTAAAGTCATTGAACCTATCCAAAAGCGCATGTGGAAGTTGCTGGAGAAGATCAACGCTTCTTCAGGTGTACTTAAAAACCGTCTTTTTGCGGTAGAGTTCTTAGCAACTACGACAGATGAGTGTCTGATCACAATGCTCTATCACCGTAAACTGGATGAAGCATGGACAGAGGAAGCCAAAGCTTTGGAGAAGGAGCTGGATGCCAAGATCATGGGTCGAAGCCGTAAGCAGAAGGTGGTGCTAAGCGATGAGTTTGTAACCGAGCAGCTTACAATTGATGACAAGCCTTTTAAGTATGTACAGTATGAGAGCGGATTCACCCAGCCTAACCCTCAGGTGGATGTGAAAATGATCGAATGGGCAATCAAACAAGCCAAAAAGGTTGGATACGGGGATTTCCTGGAGAGCTACTGCGGACTCGGGAATTTTACCTTACCCCTTTCACACTATTTTGAGAGAGTACTGGCTACGGAGATATCCAAGCGTTCTATTCAAGCTGCTCTTCGAAATTGCGAACTAAACAATGTAGAAAATATCACTTTTGCCAGATTGGCTTCTGAAGAGATGACTGAGGCGCTTCAGGGCAAAAGAGAGTTTAACAGACTCAGGGATATAGATCTTGGGAGCTATGATTTTAGTACGGTACTGGTTGATCCGCCAAGAGCAGGATTGGATGAGGGGACTATTCAGCTCATCAGTGATATTGAGCATATTATCTATATTTCATGTAATCCTGAGACACTTGCACGTGATCTAGAGACACTGACTCAAACACATGAAGTCCTCGAAGCGGCGATCTATGATCAGTTCCCACACACCGATCATGTAGAAAGCGGCGTGTTCCTGAAGAAAAAGTAG
- the glmU gene encoding bifunctional UDP-N-acetylglucosamine diphosphorylase/glucosamine-1-phosphate N-acetyltransferase GlmU, with protein MSISVVILAAGQGTRMKSLTPKVLHTISGKPMLFHAIDAAQEISTDITVVLYHQEERIREEIEAAYDGIQFHIQDVEQFPGTGGAMKGVKTRHERTLILNGDMPLITKSSLEALTAGDADINMSVITLENPSGYGRVIIEDGNVHEIVEQKDCTSKQLLVKNVNAGVYAINSDLLDRYIPKLNNNNAQAEYYLTDIIKMAVEEEKVVHPIFVEEEEFKGVNSKLDLAHAEEIMQTRIRNHWMREGVIMRLPQTIFIDARATFEGECILENGVSILGASKLKEAHIKANSVIEDSVIEESSVGPMGRVRPNSFLQHTHIGNFVEVKKSTLTGVKAGHLAYLGDATIDRGTNVGAGTITCNYDGKNKYETKIGKNVFIGSDTQLIAPITIEDDVLIAAGSTITKNVAKGELAMSRTPMKTIKNFFYKFFGEK; from the coding sequence ATGTCTATCAGTGTAGTCATACTAGCAGCCGGACAAGGTACTAGAATGAAATCTTTAACACCTAAAGTCCTTCACACAATTTCGGGAAAACCGATGCTCTTTCACGCGATTGATGCTGCCCAAGAGATATCCACGGATATTACTGTTGTACTCTACCATCAGGAAGAACGCATACGTGAGGAGATAGAAGCAGCCTATGATGGCATTCAATTTCATATCCAGGATGTAGAACAGTTTCCTGGTACAGGCGGAGCCATGAAAGGTGTAAAGACCAGACATGAGCGTACATTGATCCTGAATGGTGATATGCCATTGATCACCAAATCCTCACTTGAAGCCTTGACGGCAGGTGATGCAGACATCAATATGTCGGTTATAACACTTGAAAATCCCAGTGGTTATGGACGTGTGATCATTGAAGATGGCAATGTGCACGAGATCGTAGAACAAAAAGACTGTACGTCCAAACAGCTTTTGGTAAAAAATGTGAATGCAGGAGTCTATGCGATCAATAGTGATCTTTTGGATCGATACATTCCGAAACTCAACAACAACAATGCGCAGGCAGAATACTATCTGACCGATATTATTAAAATGGCTGTCGAAGAAGAAAAGGTAGTTCACCCCATCTTTGTAGAAGAAGAGGAGTTCAAAGGAGTCAACTCCAAGCTTGACCTGGCACATGCCGAGGAGATCATGCAGACGCGTATCCGTAACCACTGGATGAGAGAAGGTGTGATCATGCGCCTGCCTCAAACGATCTTTATTGATGCACGTGCTACATTTGAAGGTGAATGTATCCTGGAGAACGGTGTATCCATCCTTGGGGCTTCAAAACTTAAAGAGGCGCACATCAAAGCAAACTCCGTGATCGAGGATTCAGTGATAGAAGAGTCATCGGTGGGACCTATGGGACGGGTAAGACCGAACTCTTTCCTCCAACATACACATATCGGCAACTTTGTGGAAGTAAAAAAATCTACACTTACAGGTGTAAAGGCCGGACATCTGGCATATCTTGGAGATGCAACGATCGACAGAGGAACCAATGTCGGTGCAGGAACGATCACTTGTAACTATGACGGTAAAAACAAATATGAGACTAAGATCGGTAAAAATGTCTTTATCGGCTCGGACACTCAACTGATCGCACCTATAACAATCGAAGATGATGTACTCATTGCTGCAGGAAGCACGATTACCAAAAACGTTGCCAAAGGTGAACTTGCCATGTCACGTACACCTATGAAGACGATTAAAAACTTCTTTTATAAATTCTTTGGAGAAAAATAA
- the coaBC gene encoding bifunctional phosphopantothenoylcysteine decarboxylase/phosphopantothenate--cysteine ligase CoaBC yields the protein MQLKLKGKTVLLGVTGSISAYKSCDIARLFVKAEADVHVVMTPAAERFVSALTFEALTRNPVLTENSESWSSELNHIEIGKKCDVFVIAPATANTINKLSKGIADNILTQTALAYSKEIVVAPAANTQMLKNHYTTGSIKMLKLNDYTIVEPQDKLLACGDTGSGALAEPIEIFYAAAKALLREPFWEDRRVVVTGGGTREKIDEVRYISNFSSGKMAQAVALCLYLKGADVCYITSTGNEGLPKDIYTIDVESTEELLDYTQDALRVAKKGKMSKASLNTPDAIELIQKRPYLFMVAAVSDYTPKFPQNGKMKKTMLGEEWSIELKQTPDILSSLNKDGVTVVGFKAEMDSQNGLANAKSLLEQKDIDAVCYNLLKDASSFGTSDNEITFITKTGTVPLGKADKLTLAQNILKHAKGLINE from the coding sequence ATGCAACTCAAACTCAAAGGCAAAACCGTTCTTCTTGGAGTTACAGGAAGTATCTCAGCGTATAAGTCATGTGATATCGCAAGACTCTTCGTCAAAGCTGAAGCTGATGTACATGTGGTCATGACACCGGCAGCAGAACGTTTTGTCTCAGCACTTACCTTTGAAGCACTTACACGTAACCCGGTACTCACTGAGAACAGTGAAAGCTGGAGCAGTGAGCTCAACCATATCGAGATCGGGAAAAAGTGTGATGTGTTTGTGATCGCACCTGCAACAGCAAATACGATCAACAAACTAAGTAAAGGGATCGCAGATAATATCCTTACTCAAACAGCTTTGGCCTATAGCAAAGAGATCGTAGTAGCACCTGCAGCCAATACGCAAATGCTCAAAAATCACTATACTACCGGTTCTATCAAAATGCTCAAACTCAATGACTATACGATAGTAGAACCGCAAGACAAACTCCTTGCCTGCGGTGATACCGGTAGTGGTGCTTTGGCAGAGCCCATTGAGATCTTCTATGCTGCAGCAAAAGCCCTGCTAAGAGAACCTTTCTGGGAAGACAGACGTGTTGTGGTCACCGGTGGCGGTACACGTGAGAAGATCGATGAAGTACGTTACATCAGTAACTTCTCTTCGGGTAAAATGGCACAAGCTGTTGCATTGTGTCTCTATCTTAAAGGGGCTGATGTCTGTTATATCACCTCAACGGGGAATGAGGGATTGCCAAAGGATATCTATACGATCGATGTAGAGAGTACAGAGGAACTTCTTGACTATACACAAGATGCACTGCGTGTAGCAAAAAAAGGAAAAATGAGTAAAGCCAGTCTCAATACACCCGATGCCATAGAACTCATTCAAAAAAGACCGTATCTTTTCATGGTGGCAGCTGTCTCGGACTACACGCCGAAATTCCCTCAAAACGGTAAAATGAAAAAAACCATGCTGGGAGAAGAGTGGAGCATTGAACTCAAACAGACTCCGGACATTCTCTCCTCACTTAATAAAGACGGAGTCACCGTAGTCGGCTTTAAAGCAGAGATGGATAGCCAAAACGGTCTCGCTAATGCAAAATCACTTTTGGAACAAAAAGATATTGATGCAGTCTGTTATAATCTGCTAAAGGATGCCAGCAGCTTTGGTACCTCTGATAATGAAATTACCTTTATCACCAAAACAGGGACTGTGCCGTTAGGCAAAGCAGATAAACTGACACTTGCCCAAAACATCCTAAAGCATGCCAAAGGTCTGATTAATGAATGA
- the uppS gene encoding polyprenyl diphosphate synthase: protein MNDLPLKHLAIIMDGNGRWAQERGLQRVKGHEKGAENIRGITNYCAKHKTIETATFYAFSTENWKRPKMEVEFLMKLLDRYLKNELDTYQQYGVRFQAIGNISEFSTALQKRIKKTEELTKNNTNLTQILALNYGGRAEITDTVNRLIQAGKTEITEEDISSNLQTPYSDIDFMIRTSGEERISNFLLWQMSYAELYFTPTLWPDFTAEELDTILKKYQQRTRRFGGV from the coding sequence ATGAATGATCTTCCGCTCAAACATCTGGCCATCATCATGGATGGCAATGGAAGATGGGCTCAAGAACGTGGCCTTCAACGTGTCAAAGGACATGAAAAAGGGGCAGAGAACATTCGAGGGATCACCAACTATTGTGCAAAACATAAAACCATCGAAACTGCAACCTTTTATGCTTTCAGTACAGAAAACTGGAAACGTCCCAAAATGGAAGTTGAGTTTTTGATGAAACTGCTAGATAGATACCTCAAAAATGAGCTGGATACATACCAGCAATACGGTGTACGTTTTCAAGCCATCGGTAATATCTCGGAGTTCTCTACAGCACTTCAAAAACGTATTAAAAAAACTGAAGAACTTACTAAAAACAATACCAATCTGACGCAAATTCTAGCACTCAACTATGGTGGACGTGCCGAGATCACTGATACTGTAAATAGATTGATCCAAGCAGGGAAAACCGAAATTACCGAAGAGGATATCTCTTCAAATTTGCAAACGCCTTATAGCGATATAGATTTTATGATCCGTACAAGCGGTGAAGAGAGAATTTCCAATTTTCTGCTCTGGCAAATGAGTTATGCAGAACTCTACTTTACCCCTACATTGTGGCCAGATTTTACTGCTGAAGAGCTGGATACAATATTAAAAAAATATCAACAACGTACTAGACGTTTTGGAGGTGTCTAA
- a CDS encoding prepilin peptidase, translating to MELAITVFVFIFGILIGSFLNVVIYRIPKGESIVFPASKCQSCGTPLKWYHNIPIFSWVALGGKCAFCDEKISAQYPVVELLTGVIFLALYFKLGLVWYLPFVAASFAALFALVVIDFEYMAVPDNVNFAALVFALVQPNFIDAALYAAIAAGGLYLIGLFSSFIAKREAMGGADVIVAGTMGALLGFPGFFIAIFLSAILAMVPAVIWRERGVPFVPFLAMATLITYLFDTQAADLLELIIYG from the coding sequence ATGGAATTGGCTATCACTGTTTTCGTATTTATTTTCGGGATTCTAATAGGTTCATTTTTAAATGTAGTGATCTATCGTATCCCTAAAGGCGAAAGTATTGTCTTTCCTGCATCCAAATGTCAAAGTTGCGGAACACCGCTTAAGTGGTACCACAATATACCTATTTTCTCTTGGGTCGCGTTAGGCGGAAAATGTGCATTTTGTGATGAAAAAATATCTGCTCAGTATCCTGTCGTAGAGCTATTGACCGGTGTTATTTTTCTTGCGCTCTATTTTAAACTCGGTCTTGTATGGTACCTTCCGTTTGTTGCAGCTTCCTTTGCTGCACTATTTGCATTGGTCGTGATAGACTTTGAATATATGGCTGTACCTGATAATGTCAACTTTGCAGCACTTGTTTTTGCTTTGGTACAACCAAACTTTATAGATGCAGCACTCTATGCAGCGATCGCAGCAGGTGGACTCTACCTTATAGGTCTTTTCTCTTCTTTTATTGCAAAACGTGAGGCTATGGGAGGTGCAGATGTGATCGTTGCGGGAACCATGGGAGCTTTGCTCGGTTTCCCCGGATTTTTTATCGCTATATTTCTCTCAGCAATCTTAGCCATGGTCCCCGCAGTTATCTGGAGAGAACGGGGTGTACCTTTCGTACCTTTTTTAGCAATGGCTACACTGATTACCTATCTTTTTGATACACAGGCGGCTGACCTTTTGGAGCTGATTATCTATGGTTAA
- a CDS encoding LptF/LptG family permease, which translates to MVNIRGYLSSNFTKSFLTIFLPVYFIVSMVFLIQISSLTAKINLTFYDLLKLYMLSLPEIVFYTLPLSFITALSSVLGRLSQDNELIALHSLGIKAKSILKGFFILALLFSLLLLSISFITMPLGVQAYNAFKTEKRAEASFNIIPGKIGQKFGDFYIYVKDKDDKSFQNLVIYNQTKSGEEQFFSSQKGELLQEDGTMLLKLTDGYGYTYTKNKLQEAQYKELKVYDQNREEGFEFKTVLSYWAQGKTDKKRMHKALFNLFISLIPLLSVYLIAAFTIINPRYQKNHTILTTFVVVFILYLIASVFQKNGNLALVLVTSVFLWLVGRWLFNKRVSRYF; encoded by the coding sequence ATGGTTAATATCAGAGGGTATCTTTCATCAAATTTTACCAAGTCCTTTTTGACAATATTTTTACCTGTTTACTTTATCGTATCAATGGTTTTTCTGATACAGATCTCCTCTTTAACCGCTAAGATCAATCTTACCTTTTATGATCTGCTTAAGCTCTATATGCTCTCACTTCCCGAGATCGTTTTCTATACTTTGCCTCTCTCGTTTATTACAGCACTTTCTAGTGTACTGGGAAGACTCTCTCAAGACAATGAACTTATTGCACTTCATTCATTAGGGATCAAAGCAAAATCTATACTCAAAGGCTTCTTCATTTTAGCACTCCTTTTCTCTTTGTTGCTACTCTCTATTTCCTTCATCACTATGCCCTTGGGTGTACAAGCCTACAACGCTTTTAAAACAGAAAAAAGAGCAGAAGCGAGCTTCAATATCATACCGGGAAAGATCGGTCAAAAGTTTGGGGACTTCTATATTTATGTCAAGGATAAAGATGATAAGTCTTTTCAGAATCTTGTCATCTATAACCAGACAAAGAGCGGCGAAGAACAGTTCTTTAGTTCACAAAAAGGTGAACTGCTGCAGGAGGATGGGACTATGCTTCTAAAACTTACAGACGGATATGGTTATACCTATACCAAAAATAAGTTGCAGGAGGCTCAATACAAAGAGTTGAAGGTTTATGACCAAAACAGGGAAGAAGGTTTTGAATTTAAAACAGTTCTATCTTATTGGGCTCAAGGAAAAACCGACAAAAAAAGAATGCATAAGGCACTCTTCAATCTTTTTATAAGCCTTATTCCTCTCTTATCAGTCTATCTGATTGCAGCATTTACCATTATTAATCCAAGGTATCAAAAAAACCATACCATACTTACTACTTTTGTTGTGGTTTTCATACTCTATCTTATCGCTTCCGTATTTCAAAAAAACGGGAACCTTGCCCTTGTATTGGTTACCAGCGTGTTCTTATGGCTTGTGGGCAGATGGCTATTTAATAAACGTGTATCAAGGTATTTTTAG
- the truA gene encoding tRNA pseudouridine(38-40) synthase TruA — MRVKAVITYDGSAFFGFQRQKSTKETVTSDIEHALKSLKIDSEITGSGRTDRGVHATGQVIHFDLPSYWNNLEKLKLSLNRKLNAIAIKHIAKVDDDFHARFSAKKRLYRYVFKTQPPSVFEKNYISYYDQFDKTVLQKALNCFIGQHDFKYFHKTGSDTHTTVRTIYQAKYREKDNYHFIYFEANGFLRSQVRMMIESAMQCAKGEMQLSQLQEQLAGIKKYNHRLAPPEGLYLARILY, encoded by the coding sequence GTGCGTGTTAAAGCAGTGATCACTTATGATGGTAGTGCTTTCTTTGGCTTTCAACGACAAAAGAGTACAAAAGAAACTGTCACTTCAGATATAGAGCATGCATTGAAATCTTTAAAAATTGATTCAGAAATTACCGGTTCAGGCCGTACTGACAGAGGTGTACATGCAACCGGCCAGGTCATACACTTTGATCTTCCCTCCTACTGGAATAACCTGGAGAAACTCAAACTAAGTCTCAACCGTAAACTTAACGCGATTGCTATTAAGCATATTGCAAAAGTTGATGATGATTTTCATGCAAGGTTCAGTGCAAAGAAACGACTCTATCGCTATGTCTTCAAAACACAGCCTCCTTCAGTCTTTGAAAAAAACTACATCTCTTACTATGATCAGTTTGATAAAACAGTGCTTCAAAAAGCCCTAAATTGTTTTATTGGACAACACGACTTTAAATACTTTCACAAAACAGGCAGTGATACGCATACTACTGTTCGCACTATCTATCAAGCAAAGTACCGAGAAAAAGACAATTACCACTTTATCTACTTTGAAGCGAATGGATTTTTACGCTCTCAGGTAAGAATGATGATTGAAAGTGCCATGCAGTGTGCCAAAGGTGAGATGCAGCTATCACAGCTTCAAGAACAGTTGGCAGGGATAAAAAAGTACAATCACAGGCTTGCACCGCCTGAAGGACTTTATCTAGCCAGAATACTCTACTAA
- a CDS encoding c-type cytochrome, with product MLLPIITLSLSAEELSPEQKNDMRLLYLQNACNSCHGNYGEGMGASPRLQGLKEDVILKRLKDLRQGKTRTAFGTIMISFAKALTPEQTILMAKYLANIETKIPKERYDIEFTVEGDGGS from the coding sequence TTGTTATTACCAATTATCACACTATCACTCAGTGCAGAAGAATTGAGTCCGGAACAAAAAAATGATATGAGGCTGCTCTATCTTCAAAATGCCTGTAATTCATGTCATGGCAACTATGGAGAAGGTATGGGCGCTTCACCAAGACTGCAAGGGCTAAAAGAGGATGTGATACTAAAACGCCTTAAAGACCTTCGGCAGGGGAAAACTCGAACCGCATTTGGAACAATTATGATCTCTTTTGCCAAGGCACTCACTCCTGAACAAACAATTCTTATGGCAAAATATCTAGCAAATATTGAGACTAAGATTCCTAAAGAGAGATATGATATAGAATTTACAGTAGAGGGGGATGGAGGCTCGTAA
- a CDS encoding DUF2231 domain-containing protein — MNLPAISLPNIDLPFDIPVLLHPPVDHFAIALPIVVLLIEFINLFVKKRSFSVLSFFLVIATVVLAISAYLTGSVDGKEAYPLLNEMGQGELKAHKLLGTYLMLASGIVLLFKLGSMLFSNGLVKAFYILVLAVFVAGVLKQGEDGGELVYEFGANVEMVKTLDDEKFDIQEERDELESDLESKTEELEAAKEELESLKAEAATAADANVSTADTETSTEN, encoded by the coding sequence ATGAATTTACCAGCTATCTCATTACCAAATATCGATCTACCGTTTGACATTCCGGTGTTATTACACCCTCCAGTAGATCATTTTGCTATAGCATTACCAATAGTGGTTTTACTAATTGAGTTTATCAACTTGTTTGTAAAGAAAAGATCTTTCTCTGTATTGTCATTCTTTTTAGTGATTGCAACTGTTGTTCTTGCTATCAGTGCATATTTAACAGGAAGTGTGGATGGTAAAGAAGCTTATCCGTTGTTGAATGAAATGGGTCAAGGTGAGCTTAAAGCGCATAAACTTTTAGGTACTTATCTTATGTTGGCTTCAGGGATTGTTCTTCTGTTTAAATTGGGTTCAATGTTATTTTCCAATGGACTTGTAAAAGCTTTTTATATTTTGGTGCTCGCAGTCTTTGTAGCGGGTGTTCTAAAACAAGGTGAAGATGGTGGGGAACTTGTGTATGAGTTCGGTGCAAATGTGGAAATGGTAAAAACACTTGATGACGAGAAGTTTGATATTCAAGAAGAACGTGATGAACTGGAAAGTGATCTAGAGTCTAAAACAGAAGAGTTGGAAGCTGCAAAAGAAGAGCTTGAATCACTTAAGGCTGAAGCTGCTACTGCAGCAGATGCTAATGTATCAACAGCAGATACAGAAACTTCAACAGAAAACTAG
- the hemJ gene encoding protoporphyrinogen oxidase HemJ: MAFYHWILAFHVMSFISWMAMLFYQPRLYVYHSENADNKGFVEVVQIQEYKLFKYIGTPAMWATIISGAFMLYLNPSIFQSGGWMHAKLLLVLLLFVYHFSLEFHRKRLIANPHYRPGRFYRFYNEVPTLLMMGIVIFVVVKPF; the protein is encoded by the coding sequence ATGGCATTTTATCATTGGATTTTGGCGTTTCACGTTATGAGCTTTATCTCTTGGATGGCGATGCTTTTTTATCAGCCAAGACTCTATGTGTATCATAGTGAAAATGCTGACAATAAAGGTTTTGTAGAAGTAGTACAGATACAAGAGTACAAGCTTTTTAAATACATTGGAACACCCGCTATGTGGGCTACAATCATTTCCGGGGCCTTTATGCTCTATCTCAACCCTTCGATCTTTCAAAGCGGTGGCTGGATGCATGCGAAACTGCTTTTAGTACTGTTATTGTTTGTTTATCACTTTTCGTTGGAGTTTCACCGTAAGAGACTAATAGCAAATCCACATTATAGACCAGGGAGGTTCTATCGTTTTTATAACGAAGTGCCGACACTCTTGATGATGGGTATAGTGATCTTTGTAGTGGTTAAGCCTTTCTAA
- a CDS encoding endonuclease/exonuclease/phosphatase family protein, whose protein sequence is MRIFLLLILPFLLFAKPFKVATYNVENLFDASYSGTEYEEYTQKHNWTERIVDIKLNHTAEVICDLDADILGVQEIENESILRALQKKLDEVGCGYAHLAITHKKGASVQIGVLSRFPIKSAKEIEVSKASGVRNTLDAVVEVQNYPIHIFVNHWKSRSREGWESKRIVYAKALQKHLQALPQGVEYILLGDFNTDYDAAWYLEKRINDTQGATGLHHILHATEDSSQLFKENGAHYMLWSELNMDARWNFKFYGKQGTPDHILLPRTMVDGRGIDYIDGTFGVFRRPYLFTERGYINSWEYKEGKHRGRGYSDHLPLYAYFDTKPYQHSKAVNILSQREVQPIEYLYTVEQLSHEVLLKDAVVIWKQGRNALIKQSVNGRGIFLYGCADGLEEEREYDLLVRGIKSYHGLKEITHAYSLKEKAYTDNSKYFLTQTDLSNPIAKRQNEIFKSLTGVYKDGYFYASGRKIPIHFKKRKQTPPNGAKLKIAYAHLGYYKNLQLVVYSPNDFTVLEK, encoded by the coding sequence ATGCGTATTTTTCTACTACTGATTTTACCTTTTTTGCTTTTTGCAAAACCCTTCAAAGTTGCCACATATAATGTGGAGAATCTTTTTGATGCAAGCTATAGCGGTACAGAGTATGAAGAGTATACCCAAAAGCACAATTGGACAGAACGAATCGTAGATATCAAGCTCAATCACACTGCTGAGGTGATCTGTGATCTGGATGCAGATATACTGGGAGTACAAGAGATTGAAAATGAAAGTATCCTTCGTGCATTACAAAAAAAACTGGATGAGGTAGGGTGTGGTTATGCCCACCTGGCTATTACGCATAAAAAAGGGGCATCGGTACAAATAGGAGTACTTTCACGATTTCCTATCAAGTCTGCTAAAGAGATAGAAGTCAGTAAGGCTTCTGGAGTGAGGAATACACTTGATGCAGTGGTTGAAGTCCAAAACTATCCTATCCACATTTTTGTCAACCATTGGAAGTCACGTTCAAGGGAAGGTTGGGAGAGTAAGCGGATAGTATATGCAAAAGCATTGCAAAAGCATCTTCAAGCATTGCCTCAAGGAGTTGAGTATATCCTGCTTGGAGATTTTAACACAGACTATGATGCAGCTTGGTATCTTGAAAAACGTATCAATGATACGCAAGGTGCAACAGGCCTTCATCACATCTTACATGCAACTGAAGACAGCTCTCAGCTGTTCAAAGAGAATGGAGCGCATTATATGCTCTGGAGTGAACTAAATATGGATGCACGGTGGAATTTCAAGTTTTACGGCAAGCAGGGAACCCCTGATCATATCCTTTTGCCACGGACAATGGTGGATGGCAGAGGAATTGACTATATCGATGGTACATTCGGTGTTTTTAGACGACCTTATCTCTTTACAGAGCGCGGGTATATAAACAGTTGGGAGTATAAAGAAGGGAAACACAGGGGAAGAGGGTATTCTGACCATCTACCGCTTTATGCTTATTTTGATACCAAGCCATATCAGCATAGTAAAGCTGTAAACATTCTATCCCAAAGAGAAGTACAACCTATAGAGTACCTTTACACGGTAGAACAGTTATCGCACGAAGTGTTGCTCAAAGATGCTGTTGTCATATGGAAACAAGGAAGAAATGCACTGATCAAACAGAGCGTGAACGGGAGAGGGATATTTCTTTACGGGTGTGCAGACGGACTTGAGGAAGAAAGAGAGTATGATCTGCTGGTACGCGGGATCAAATCGTATCATGGGCTCAAAGAGATTACACATGCATATAGTCTCAAGGAAAAAGCATATACGGATAACTCAAAGTATTTTCTTACACAAACGGATCTTTCAAATCCTATAGCAAAACGGCAAAATGAAATTTTCAAATCTCTGACAGGAGTATATAAAGACGGATATTTTTATGCTAGCGGAAGAAAAATCCCTATCCACTTTAAAAAAAGAAAACAGACACCGCCAAATGGTGCTAAACTAAAGATAGCCTATGCCCATCTAGGGTATTATAAGAACCTACAGTTAGTGGTTTATAGCCCTAACGATTTTACTGTATTGGAGAAATGA
- a CDS encoding YidB family protein produces MELFRTGARFIEASSDNDLPGFDIDEVASALSNMFSHQDGTLDLSPIMIGLSKSGLSDIVNSWMGNGINLPILPEQIVTLLGEERVSRFADELGISQESAASALAKALPKVVDQATGGSDSIVDEMIGQAGSSQGAMELLSKMFR; encoded by the coding sequence ATGGAGCTTTTTAGAACAGGAGCACGATTTATTGAGGCGAGCAGTGACAATGACTTACCGGGTTTTGATATAGATGAGGTTGCCAGTGCACTTTCAAATATGTTCTCTCATCAAGACGGTACCCTTGACCTTAGTCCTATCATGATAGGACTTTCCAAAAGCGGATTGAGTGATATCGTAAATTCCTGGATGGGCAATGGAATAAATCTCCCAATTCTGCCGGAACAGATCGTTACATTGTTGGGAGAGGAGAGAGTAAGCAGATTTGCTGATGAGCTTGGTATTTCCCAAGAAAGTGCTGCATCAGCATTGGCCAAAGCACTTCCAAAAGTCGTGGATCAGGCTACAGGCGGGTCAGATTCAATCGTCGATGAGATGATCGGACAAGCTGGAAGCTCACAGGGTGCGATGGAATTGCTCAGCAAAATGTTCCGATAA